The DNA segment GCGTTAAATTCTACTCGGAAGATCGAGGATTTCAGCTGAGCTCCCTGTTTAAAACCTCATCCAATCTGGAGGTATTGGAAAGGTCGCTTTTGAGTCTAATTTCTCAGGGAAGAGAACGAATACTCGCCATGATGCCGTATAAGATAGATATTCGGTAACATTAGTAAAGCTTGAACTGTTTATCCAGTATCAAATGACTCAGATAACCTATTACGACAGGCGTGTAATATTCAAGTCCGCCCGCTTTGAGCTCGGGTTTTAGGATCGGCAGCACTATAAGAGGCGAGGGAACGATAAAGGCGGCGGATATCGAATGCGTCCATCCCCTGTGTTTGCCTATAATAGGCAGAAGGGCAAAGAAGCCGAGTATTGCCGCTTCTTTATATCTCTCGGAAAGAATAAATATCCCGTCCAGTACCAGAAAAAAACCGTAAAACAGTTTTTGCGCCAGGCTGTTGGTATCGATATCGGGCCAGATGGATCCCAGTATGCATAGTCCGAACCAGATAAGAACGTTCGATGTCGGTTTATAGGAAAAGAAAAAGACCAGAACTAAAATATAAATTACGAATGCCAGGGCGCCGCCTGCCAGATGCCCCTTATAAAGACTCATTCTTGACTTTGAGGGTTGCGACGACAGGGAAAAATTCGAGCCATTCTATAAAGTCGGGGTCCCTTCCTTCGACAATGTCAAAGAACCTGGATTGGAGCCTCTTGGTTATCGGGCCCGGTTTGCCTTTGCCTATCGTACGTTTGTCGACTTCTCTGATCGGGGTGATCTCAGCGGCGGTTCCGGTGAAGAACGCCTCGTCGGCTATATACAATTCATCCCGTGTAAATCTCTGGGTATCAAGCTCAATACCTTCGTCTTTGGCAAGCTTAATAACGGTGTCCCTCGTGATGCCCTCAAGTACGGATGTGAGGGGAGGAGTTTTTAAAATTCCGTTTCTGACTATGAAAATATTCTCGCCCGTTCCTTCGGCCACGTAGCCTTCGCTGTCAAGCAATATCGCCTCGTCGAATCCCATTGAGGTGGCTTCGAGCTTTGCCAAAACCGAGTTCGCATAATTGCCGGTTATCTTAGCTTTTGTCATGAAAGAATTTACGCCCATTCGGGTGTATGAAGATATCTTCGCGCTTATTCCTTTAGATAAAGCGCCCTCTCCCAAATATGTCCCCCAGGGATAGGCGGCAATAACCAGCTTGATGGGATTGTCTCCGGGATGCAGTCCGATTTTCCCTCCGCCTATATAGGCGATAGGCCTTATGTATGCTTCTTCCAGATCGTTCAGTGTAAGAATATCTATGATCGCATCACGCGTTTCTTCTTTAGTAAATGGTATTTTGATTTGAGCTATGTGCGCGGATGCATATAGACGGTCGATATGTTCGGTAAGCCTGAATATGGCGGATCTGTCGTCACCGCATTTATAAGCCCTGATTCCTTCGAATGCCGCCAGTCCATAATGAAGCGTATGGGTGAGCACATGTATGTTTGCTTCATCCCACGAAACAAAATCACCATTGAACCAGATTTTATAAGGCTTGCCGGTCATCCCCTATGCTCCTGTTTTCCGAAATTGGTATTTGTATAACCTGTAAAATATTCCTTTTTTTCAAATACATTGTCAAGTGTTGATTAATATTTTTCTTGACTCGTTATGGTTTCTTTGAATAATTATAGTGATGGCTAAAAAGGATAAACAAATTCCGGGACAGGTTATAATCAAAAAGTACAGCAACCGCAGACTGTATGACTCGACCAATAAAGGATACGTTACTCTCGACGATATAGCTGCGCTTATCAGGGAAGGCAATGAGGTTAAAGTCATTGATTCTCAAACCGGCGCCGATATTTCAAAGGTAATATTGATACAGGTCGTTCTGGAGAGCGAGAAAAACAAGGAAGATATATTGCCCGTATCTTTTTTGCATATGCTGATTAAATACGGCAACAAGGTCGCCAAGGATTTTTTTGAAAATTACTTCCTTATGATGTTTCAGCCATACTTTTCGGTGCAGGAGAATTTCAAGAAAAATATTAAATTATGGCAGGAAATGGGATGGTTTCCTCCGGGTGTTAATCTTCCGGCGAACTTCGAGAATTTTAATTCTTCAGAGTTAAAACCCGAGGACTTTTTTAAAACCGGCAAACTACCGGAAGCTTTGACACAGCCTGAAAAGAAGGAAAAACCCGAACCTCAAAACGCAAAAGAAGTTGAATTCCTGATTGAGAAAATAAAGGAACTCGAAGAAAAGGTCAAGTCTCTTGACGAAGAGAAATGACTGAACTTATTTCTCTTCTCTCTCTATCTTCACAGAACAACATAAAAGTGGATTTCCGGAGCCGCGGCTCTCTTAATTAACCTCGATACGCGTAGCGTCGACATTACTTCCATTGAGCAGCTCACCCTGGACTTCCACATCATCTCCTAAGAATATATCCGTGCAAGTTATGTCGTCCCCGTCATTAACCAGGTCAGTCGATTCGGATATCTGGACTATAACATTAACTTCATCCTCGTCATTTTTTGCGTTAACTTCCAGAGAACCCGAGTTTCCCGAACAATTATTCGAAGTGACTTCTGCATCGAATGTGACGTCAGTCTCGTCTTCGAATATTATGTTTCCGCTCTCGAGCCTGATATCCCCGAGCTCTACCTCAGCGGTCGGGAACACATCAAGGAATATCTCGCCGAGGGACTCAGATGCGCTATCGAGAAACTTGATTTTCGGTGATCCGGCAAAAGTGCCTTCTATTTCGAAAACACCCGAGCTGTTGGTCAAATCCGAGCCTTCAAGAAAATCGTTGAGTGTAATCTCCACCAGTATTCCCTCAATGTCCTGATCGGGAATTATATCTACTATTGTACCATTAACCGTTTCCTGCTTGGTCGAGCCGCCCCCTCCGCCTCCGCCGTTATTATCTCCGCCTCCGAAATCCACGTCGCATCCCCCGACTATGAAAAACCATAAAACCAGAAGCGAGATTATCGCTCCGGGTATAAACCTTCCTTTAAATTTATTCATTAATCCTCTTTTCTCCTCCTTCCTGACTTCCTGCTTCTCAATTTAATATTATACCCACGCTATCAGATTTTCATAAGACGGTCAACATTGGCCTCCTGACATTTATCATGGTACGATTGCCTGACTTAAAGTATTAGGGATATTGCTGATGAAATCGGTAAAACGGGTGCTTTTTATAAACCATTCGATACGGGACGGCGGGCCGGGTAAAAGTCTTTTTTATATACTTAAGTTCCTGGATAGAAAGAGGATTTCTCCATATGTGCTCATACCCAAGGACGATGTGTTTTCGGAAAGGCTTAAGGCTGAGGGAATATATGAAAATGTAATTACTGACAAACGGTTCCCTGAAAACTTGAAGAGGCCGCGGTTTGAACGGGATACCGGGAAAATAAAAAGCGGTGGACTTGGAAGGTTTTATACGATACTGCTTCATTTATTATCTGTTTTTTTGAACATACTTGATTTAGCGTCGCTTGTTATAACTTCACCGTTTCTGATTAAAGGGAAAAAGATAGATGTAATCTACTGTAACGGGACTCAGGCCAAAATTGCAGGGGCTCTCATGGGACTCGCGAACTGGTGTCCTGTAATCTGGCATGTGCGCAACATACAGCAAACGAAGCTGCTCGGATCGATGGTTTACACCCTTGCCGCGCTCCCGGTTGTAAAACGCATAGTATGTGTTTCAGGCGCCACTGCAGAGCAGTTCCCATATGCCAGGGGGAAGCTGGTCGTTATACATAACGGAATAGACCCGGAGGACTACAACCCGGAGACTACCGTAGGAGAGATTAGACGGGATTATGAATTATCCGACAAAACTATTGTTATAGGGAGCACGGGAAGAATAGTGCCCAGAAAGGGCTATGATTTGTTTATAAAATCTGCCGGGCAGGCGATAAAGAGGTCTGAGAACAAGAATGTGAAATTCGTTATAGTCGGCGACACTCCTTTTTTTTTCAGCGACAATCATCTGGTTTACTTGAAAAATCTGGTCTCTGAGCTCGGGCTCGAGGAATATTTCATATTCACAGGATTCAGGAAGGACGTGAGGCCGTGCCTCAAGGATTTTGACATTTTTGTAATACCTTCCAGCTATCCGGACCCTTTTCCCCGCTCGGTGATTGAGGCAATGTCGTTTGCACTGCCGGTTATAGGGTTCAGGGCTGGAGGTATTGTAGAGTCCGTCGAGGATGGGGTGACAGGAATACTGAGTGAGCCGGATAGCACGGAAGAGATGGAGAACGCTATCTTAAGACTAATAGCAAACAAAGGGCTCAGGAGAGAAATGGGCAAAGCGGGCAGGGAGAGGGTAAAACAAAACTTTTCCGCCGACCGAATTGCGGAGAGAATCCAGGAACAGATACTTCAAGTGACGGGGAAACCGTAAAAAGCCATAAATAAAGTAGATAGAGCGCGCCGTTTAATTCTTTTTCCTTTCCGCCCGGAATATTATTTTTATCGGCGTGCCTTCGAGTGGAAACTCTTCTCTCATTTTGTTCTGTAGAAACCTTCTGTAGTTCTCCGGTACGCCCTTTATCTCATTGGTAAAGATTACAAAGGTCGGCTGTCTGGTAAGGGGTTGGGAAATGTAATAGAACTTGATCTCCTTACCCTTATAAAATGGAGGGGGGGAGACACTGAGAATATTTCGGAGAAAATTGTTAAGTCTTTTCGTGGGTATTCTTTGTGAAAAATTTTGATACACCTGGTTGATTTTATCGAAAATCTTGTCGATTCCTCTTCCGGTGAGCGCAGAGATTATCAATACCGGCGCATAATCCACCGCCAGGAGCCTGTCTTTCAATATGCCTTCAATATTGGGGGTTTCCGCAATTTCCCTTGGTACCAGGTCCCACTTGTTGAGTAAAATAATGCACGCCCTGCCTTTGTCCGATATGAGCTGCGCCAGACGCGCGTCCTGATGCGTAGGCCCATCTTCGGCCTCTATCATAAGCAGTATGATTTCCGCGCGTTCCATCGCCCTTATCGCTCTGAATACGCTGTGCTTCTCAACTGAAAGGCTGATTTTCGACTTCCTTCTTATTCCGGCAGTATCAATGAGGAGGTAGGTTTTACCGTCTTTTTCGACATACGTGTCTATCGAGTCTCTGGTCGTGCCGGGTACGGGGCTTGTTATGAGCCTTTCATGGCCGAGGAACTTATTGACCAGAGTTGACTTGCCGACGTTCGGTTTTCCGAGGACGGCTAATCTTATGAGATCTTCATCATCCTCGGTAAATTCGGATTCTTCCTGAGGGGGGAGGTGTTCAATGACAGTGTCCAGAAGTTCGTTAATTTTCCTTCCCTGAAGAGCGGATACATCGACATAGTCTTCAATGCCTAGGCTGTGGAATTCCACTGCCGCAGGCTCGTGTTTCTCGTGGTCTATCTTGTTTACTACATACAGGACCGGCTTCCGGGTTTTTCGCAATATGTTGACGACGTCCAGGTCGTGAGGCATAACGCCTTCTTTCCCGTCGAGAACGAACAGAATAAGGTCTGCTTCCTCGATCGCGATTTGTATCTGATTCTTAATCAGCGAGGGGTATATCTCATCCCCCTCTGGGTCGAATCCTCCCGTGTCAACGAGGCTGAATTCCACACCGTCCCATTCGGTATCGGCATATATTCTGTCTCTTGTGACCCCGGGAATGTCTTCTACAATGGATTTTCGTTCTCTAATAAGTCTGTTAAAAAGTGTGGATTTGCCTACGTTCGGCCTTCCGACGATAGCAACAAGCGGTTTTCTCGTCGATGATCTATACTCAGGGATTTCATTCATAAACTTTCCGGATTGAGGGCGTTTTTCTAGTTCCGCTATTGCATATCTGTCTTTACCTAATCTAATGTCAATAACTATAGTACCGTAACACTCACTAAAATCTATGCTTGTGAATCTTCATTGTCCGTCTCTTTTCCGGGACCGCGCGTTTAATACGTCACAATTGACACTTAGACCTCTATAACTGCTCTTGTAGTTTCCGTCGGGCGGATAGCTGTGATGATGGCACCTGCGGGATTCGAGTCTGCCATTTTGGCAGCCAGCGTTGCAGGTGAGGTTCAGCTCTCATTTATAATAAGTCCGCTGCAATATTTGTAGCAAAGGATTGAGTGCTGCAATGTGCTGTCTCTGATTCTGCGAGGTGCTCAAGTATGTGTAAGATAACGATTATGCTCTTGCAAGCTTCCTTATAACTGCCGGAAGGGTGTTGGCCGGCGTGGGAAATAGTCCATGATAGAAGTATGGCAGTTAAGGTGGACAAAGGCAAAGTAATTACCGGTATTGGTCTTTTTATTGCATTCGTTTCGTTGAGAAAGGGAGAAATAAGGATTTTCTAATTCCGCTATTGCATGCTCAAACATCACTTATCCACACAATAAAAATCAAAGAAAGACGAAGTCATAACGAAAAACTCTCAGCCAAACCAAAAACACCTCACCCTTTACCACTATAGTATCTCTTTACACTTTTAATCACAAAACCATGATGATAAAGGATCTGCTCATCGGTGTAACGCTGCTTATCGCCGTAAGGACAAGCAAGTCTCGACGCGCAATTAGCCGAACATACATCGGTATCCAGTCTAAACCTCATACAGGCTTCCCAGTCCCAGCCGTTCTGGGAGATAGTACGAGCGGGGCATGCAGTAATACAGGGCTTCGGGCAGGAAGGGCAGGGGTCGAACGACGATAGCTCCGTGTCATAACAGCCGAATTCCATGTTTGTCAGAATCGCGCCCCGGAGGGATATCCACGTGCCGTATTCAGGATGTAACAACATTCCCAGAAGACTCGGAACGCCGATTCCTCCCAGTTTCCCCAGCTTTACGAAATCGAGATCGAGCGCTTCACTACCGAATGGGAACACGGTCTTGAAATCCAAATTCTTTTCACGGCTCAGCATTCGCGATACATGCTCGAATTGAAGGACGGTGTAGTTATCAATGAGGTCCTCATGTTTCTCTCTGAAGTCGGGGTTTTCCTCGAGAAAAGACCTGAATGTGCCCCAGAAGTAACTGCCTCCGAAGCCCGCCAGTATGATGGACTTCGCTCCCTTTAATAAAAGTCCGGATTCTTTTTTCGGAGATGATATCTTGTCGTACTCGGAAGATTGTATCTTTACTACTAGGTTAAAGCCCGAACCGGATAGATATTCTTTTATTTCCTCGAAAATTTCTTCTGTTTTCATTGAACCTTGAGACTATTGTAAGCATGTGCGGCGGAAAGTGAGCTAATCGGTTAATTCTTCGGATAAGCTGGATATGCCCGGATCGAGGTTCTTGCTTATTTCGTCTATTTCTTTCAGTGTCGGAAGGTCGTTTAAACTCTTAAGGCCGAAAACCTCTAAAAACTCGCTCGTAGTTCCGTAGAGGAAAGGCTTTCCTATTACTTCTTTTCTGCCCTTTATCTCGAGTATTCGTCTTTCCAGGAGAGCGTTTATTACGCCTGAAGAATCAACACCCCTTATGCTTTCCACTTCGACCCTGGTGACGGGCTGTTTGTAGGCTATTATGGCTATCACTTCAAGAGCCGCCCTGCTCAGTCTGAACTTTTTTACTCTCTTGTTGAAATTTGAAATGTGCTCGCCGTAAGCGGAGTCGGTCCTGAACTGATGACCCCCCGCAACCTCTTCAAGAATTATTCCTCTACCTAGTTCCGCCCAGTCGTGAATTAATTCCTTTAAATACTTTTTTATGTCGGCTCTTTCCACTTCCGTGAATACCTGCTGTAATTTGTCGACTGAAACGGGCTGATCGGAAATGAAAATTATGCATTCGATAGCTTTTTTTATATCAGTAGATTCCAACGCCGTTTTCTCCTGAATATGAAATAAGAATTGTGGAGTCGGGATTCTCCTGGGCGACGAGAACGTTTTCCATTCTCGCAAGCTCGAGCAGGGCAAGGAACGTTATCACCATCTCGAACCTCGAAGAGCAGTCGTCGAACAGCTCCTCGAATTTCAGCATTGATTTTTCCTTCAGTCTCTCGAGCATCTGGCCTATTTTTTCTTCAATCGTTACGCCCTCCACTTCGTAAACGATCTCTTCAGCCCAGAGATAGCTTCTCCGTTGATAAAATTCCTGGAAGGTTTCTATAAGGGCCCAGAGGTCCACGGGTACAAGCTCTATTTCTTCCTCTATTTCAAATTCCGGGCTTTCAAAGTCCCTCTTGAATACGTCCCTTCCGAGAATTTCCCTGCTGATAAGATCCTGGGCGGCGTCCTTGTATTTCTGATACTCGATCAGTCTCCTTACGAGCTCCGCTCTCGGGTCTTCCTCTTCTTCCTCTATAACGGGTTTGGGGAGCAGCATCCTCGATTTTATAAGGCTCAGCTCAGCCGCTATGACCAGGTATTCCCCCACCACTTCCAGGTTCATCACTTTCATTAATTCCAGATATTCTATGTACTGGTGCGTGATTACCGCAATTGGGATGTCGTATATATCCACTTCGTTTTTCTTTATAAGATGGAGCAGTAGGTCAAGAGGCCCCTCGAAAAGCTGAAGCTTTATCAGGCAGGGCTCTTTTACCTGCAGGGATTCCGCCGTTTGGCCCGTGTCGTTCATCGTAACAATGCTTCTATAATACCCCAAAGTGTGCCGTAACTG comes from the Deltaproteobacteria bacterium genome and includes:
- a CDS encoding metal-dependent hydrolase — protein: MSLYKGHLAGGALAFVIYILVLVFFFSYKPTSNVLIWFGLCILGSIWPDIDTNSLAQKLFYGFFLVLDGIFILSERYKEAAILGFFALLPIIGKHRGWTHSISAAFIVPSPLIVLPILKPELKAGGLEYYTPVVIGYLSHLILDKQFKLY
- a CDS encoding branched-chain amino acid transaminase; this translates as MTGKPYKIWFNGDFVSWDEANIHVLTHTLHYGLAAFEGIRAYKCGDDRSAIFRLTEHIDRLYASAHIAQIKIPFTKEETRDAIIDILTLNDLEEAYIRPIAYIGGGKIGLHPGDNPIKLVIAAYPWGTYLGEGALSKGISAKISSYTRMGVNSFMTKAKITGNYANSVLAKLEATSMGFDEAILLDSEGYVAEGTGENIFIVRNGILKTPPLTSVLEGITRDTVIKLAKDEGIELDTQRFTRDELYIADEAFFTGTAAEITPIREVDKRTIGKGKPGPITKRLQSRFFDIVEGRDPDFIEWLEFFPVVATLKVKNESL
- a CDS encoding polyhydroxyalkanoate synthesis regulator DNA-binding domain-containing protein, giving the protein MAKKDKQIPGQVIIKKYSNRRLYDSTNKGYVTLDDIAALIREGNEVKVIDSQTGADISKVILIQVVLESEKNKEDILPVSFLHMLIKYGNKVAKDFFENYFLMMFQPYFSVQENFKKNIKLWQEMGWFPPGVNLPANFENFNSSELKPEDFFKTGKLPEALTQPEKKEKPEPQNAKEVEFLIEKIKELEEKVKSLDEEK
- a CDS encoding glycosyltransferase family 4 protein → MKSVKRVLFINHSIRDGGPGKSLFYILKFLDRKRISPYVLIPKDDVFSERLKAEGIYENVITDKRFPENLKRPRFERDTGKIKSGGLGRFYTILLHLLSVFLNILDLASLVITSPFLIKGKKIDVIYCNGTQAKIAGALMGLANWCPVIWHVRNIQQTKLLGSMVYTLAALPVVKRIVCVSGATAEQFPYARGKLVVIHNGIDPEDYNPETTVGEIRRDYELSDKTIVIGSTGRIVPRKGYDLFIKSAGQAIKRSENKNVKFVIVGDTPFFFSDNHLVYLKNLVSELGLEEYFIFTGFRKDVRPCLKDFDIFVIPSSYPDPFPRSVIEAMSFALPVIGFRAGGIVESVEDGVTGILSEPDSTEEMENAILRLIANKGLRREMGKAGRERVKQNFSADRIAERIQEQILQVTGKP
- the der gene encoding ribosome biogenesis GTPase Der; the protein is MNEIPEYRSSTRKPLVAIVGRPNVGKSTLFNRLIRERKSIVEDIPGVTRDRIYADTEWDGVEFSLVDTGGFDPEGDEIYPSLIKNQIQIAIEEADLILFVLDGKEGVMPHDLDVVNILRKTRKPVLYVVNKIDHEKHEPAAVEFHSLGIEDYVDVSALQGRKINELLDTVIEHLPPQEESEFTEDDEDLIRLAVLGKPNVGKSTLVNKFLGHERLITSPVPGTTRDSIDTYVEKDGKTYLLIDTAGIRRKSKISLSVEKHSVFRAIRAMERAEIILLMIEAEDGPTHQDARLAQLISDKGRACIILLNKWDLVPREIAETPNIEGILKDRLLAVDYAPVLIISALTGRGIDKIFDKINQVYQNFSQRIPTKRLNNFLRNILSVSPPPFYKGKEIKFYYISQPLTRQPTFVIFTNEIKGVPENYRRFLQNKMREEFPLEGTPIKIIFRAERKKN
- the scpB gene encoding SMC-Scp complex subunit ScpB, encoding MESTDIKKAIECIIFISDQPVSVDKLQQVFTEVERADIKKYLKELIHDWAELGRGIILEEVAGGHQFRTDSAYGEHISNFNKRVKKFRLSRAALEVIAIIAYKQPVTRVEVESIRGVDSSGVINALLERRILEIKGRKEVIGKPFLYGTTSEFLEVFGLKSLNDLPTLKEIDEISKNLDPGISSLSEELTD
- a CDS encoding segregation/condensation protein A — protein: MNDTGQTAESLQVKEPCLIKLQLFEGPLDLLLHLIKKNEVDIYDIPIAVITHQYIEYLELMKVMNLEVVGEYLVIAAELSLIKSRMLLPKPVIEEEEEDPRAELVRRLIEYQKYKDAAQDLISREILGRDVFKRDFESPEFEIEEEIELVPVDLWALIETFQEFYQRRSYLWAEEIVYEVEGVTIEEKIGQMLERLKEKSMLKFEELFDDCSSRFEMVITFLALLELARMENVLVAQENPDSTILISYSGENGVGIY